DNA sequence from the Bacillus pumilus genome:
CGCGCTATGGCTAAGCCGGACCCCTGCTCATTTCCCAAAAACGAATAAACTGCTCATCACAGTATTCGCATCCATCTCTTCAGCACTATGTATTATGTATCCAGTTGGTTCGATTTTAGACTTGCAGACTGGCCTTCAATCCATCCCTCTTGTACTTGCCATTTTATACGGAGGCTACACAGCTGGGATCGTCGCCATCTTGATAAGTTCCATGGTCAAATTCGTGATGTATGGCTCTTTTTTATGGGTTGGACTCATTGTCGTACCGATTTACTTTTTCATCCCATTTCTGTTCTACCGGAAATGGCGTCAGTATTCGAAGCTGAAAAAGCTGATGTATGGAGTGCTTATCGGTTTATCCAAAGGATTCTTTATTTACATTGGACTATTTGCGGTCAGCTTAATGGAATACAGCCCGGCCTTTATTATGCAGCAGAAGTTACTTGAGTTATTTTTCTCAACTCTTTACTACATATTCTTTCTCGTGCTAAGTATCTATTCCATTGAATTCGTGAAAGAAAATGCGCAAATGAGAACACAGCTCGTCCAATCAGAAAAGCTGACCATTGTAAGTGAACTCGCTGCAAGCGTTGCCCATGAAGTACGCAATCCGCTGACAGTGGTGAGAGGCTTTATCCAATTGCTCTTTTCTAGTGACAATACAAAAGAGACATCAACCAATAAAGATTATAAAAATCTCGTTCTGTCCGAGTTAGACAGGGCGCAGGATATTATCACGAGTTATCTTGACATTGCGAAACAAAATTATTATCAAATTGAATCTCTCAATCTATCTAAATTACTCGAGGAATGTGCATCACTGATGACATCCTATGCGAATTTCAAATCGGTCACGATTCATCAATCCATTGAACCAGACTTATACATTCAAGGTGATGAAACGAAGATCAAGCAAGTCATGATTAATTTAATCAAAAATGCGATTGAAGCAGCCCCAGAACACGAAGGGAAAATTGAGCTTTATGCTTCAAAAGAAAATCATAAAATATGCCTTTTTTTCGTGGATAACGGTGTAGGAATGACAGAAAGCCAAATGAAAAAGCTTGGCGAACCCTATTACACATTGAAAAACAAAGGGACTGGACTTGGGCTGACCGTGACATTTTCTATCATTGAAAATCACCATGGAACCATTCGTTTCAAAAGCTCGCTGCAGTCTGGTACAACCGTTACCGTGAAGTTTCCTGAAGATACAAGAAGAAAATGATCAATCCATTTTTTTTGTCTTTTTTTCATCTATCCGCTCCTGCTTCTTAGACGCACGAACGATCAGACGAAAGCAAATAAATGCAGCCATAAAGAAAATCACAGTGGTGATTGCCGCTGGGATGTACTCCCTTTTATCTTCAGGAAAATACAGTAGAAAGAGTGCGATGAAAGACAACATTCGCCATTCCCCCTTTTGCTCGTTTACTTCACTATATTGGCTAAAAGAAATGAAATACCTTCCTACGAGAAGGAAATGGAGGAATTTCACATGACAGACATTCAAATTGGACAAGTTGTGAAAGGATTTTATAAAACAGGTGTTTACATTGGGGAAGTGACAGCAGTGAAACCATCGGCCTATCTCGTTCAAGTAAAAGCCGTTCTGACACATCCCACTCAAGGCGACCTGCATCACCCAAAAGAAGCAGACGTGCCTTTTTTCCAAGAAAGACGGGCTTTGGCCTATCGTGAACAGACGAATATCCCTCATCATATGGTGAAGCCTTATGATGGCGTTATACCAGATTATCAAGTATCACTAAAAGAAGCTGTAGAAAAATTAAAACAAGCGCTCCATGCGGATGAATCCAAATGGGCGGAAAAATCAAGAGCATGCCTATCTTCTCTCGAAAAAGATTATTTTCCAGAAGACGCCCGCTAATCAGCCGAATCAAAAAAATGTGAGAAATCGATCAGCTCACCAATTTTGGTTGTTTGCGGATTTTCCACATAGGCTCTGTCTTTTTCAAAAAGGGTTAACAGCTGATAAGTCGTCATGGCATCATCTAGTGCTTTATGATGCTTACCAGCTCCTTCACTGCCGTATTCCTTTGCCGCCTTGCGAAGCCCTGTCAGTGTGCGATCACCAAAAAAGGTTTTATATTCAAAGGCAAGGTCCCTCAGCTTCCCCTTAAAAGGAAAGGCAATGTGATTGAGCATACAGTTTTGCTTCAGCACTTTCATGTCCATATTGCCCCATGTAATAATCTCACAATCCTCTCCCCCATCTAGCGACACAAGCTTCTCGATAAATGCCTCAAAGGAAATTCCGCTCTCTACATCCTGCTGCGTAATACCGAGGAACGATTTACAGCGCTTCGTCAGCTTCGGGAACTTTTTCGGTTTGACGTAGCTAGAGAACGTGTCTATGATCGTTTCACTTGCCGCTTTCACTACCCCAGCTTCAATAATTTCAGGAAAAAAATTTTGCGGATGATACTTTCCATCAGGCATCGTAAATTCAAAATCGACCACAAGCACCGTCTTCTGTTCCACCAGTCTCACCTCACTTTTTCATCAGTTTTTCATTCTGATACCATTATATTAAGACGGACCTTGAAATCACTTCATTTTCTTGAAAATAATGCAGATTCACTATGCCCAACCTATTCATCAGATGAAAGATCGTTTAGTTTCCTTTATAATTATTAAGGAACACGAAATAAATAAAGAAGGTGGTCTCTATCACAAACAGGAAGAAAAACTTGTACATCATGTGGTTTGTGAACTTTTTTGTATCTGCCAGCATTACAATGATCGTCCCTTTTTTATCACTTTACATAGAATCTCTTGATAGCAGTTATTCAAATGAATTTGTCCAAAGATGGAGCGGCTATGTCTTTGGCGTCACGTTTTTAACGGCCTTTCTGATTTCTCCGATTTGGGGACGGATTGGAGATCGGCATGGCTATAAAAAGATTTTGCTCATTAACGGGATTGGGATCGCAACAAGTATTCTATTAATGGGGCTTGTGCAAACCGTTTATCAGCTATTCGCCCTGCGGCTCTTCATGGGGCTTGTCACAGGTTTTATCTCGACTTCAATGGCACTCATCTCTGCACAGACGGAAAAGGCAACTGCAGGTAAAACCCTTGGAACGATGCAGATGAGTAATGTCGCCGGAGGATTGTTTGGTCCATTAATGGGCGGATTCATGGCAGACAGCGTCGGATTTATTTATACGTTTTTCCTCACAGCGGCTGTCATTTATGTGTCAGCAATTGTGATTATTTTCGGAGTGAAAGAACATCCCATCCGTTCAAAAGAAGCGAGGCGCGTTTCTTACTCACGGAAGGATGTGCTCGTTCATATTTTCAAACAGCCTTTGCTTGTCGTCACGATGCTTTTAACGTTTATTACACAAGTAGGGAACTTTAGCATTCAGCCACTTTTGGCTTTATACATTCATGATTTACACGGTCCTGTTAATCTCGCATTTTATGCAGGTCTTGCGTTCTCTGCAACTGGGCTTGGCAACCTGCTCTTTACACGAAAATGGGGAGATCTAGGAGATCGAATTGGTCACGACAAGGTGCTGCTTGCCCTTCTCATCCTCTCCTCTATTTTATTCATCCCGCAAGCAATGGCGGATTCCTATGCGATGTTAGTACTTTTCCGTTTTCTATACGGGATGGCACTTGGCGGGATTATTCCATGTACGACGGCATATATTCGGATCAAAGCACCTGCCTCTATGCAAGGGGAAGTGCTTGGATACAATGTCAGCTTCCGTTTTCTTGGGAATGTTGTCGGTCCGGTAATTGGCGGCATTGTGGCGAGTCATTACGGGATTCCAGCTGTCTTTTATGTCACCGCCGGCATTTTTCTATTTGGCGCATTATTTTTATGGGCAGTCCGCTCACAGTCGAAGGCAAAAGAAAGGAGTGTCTGATCCAGCATCAGATACTCTTTTTTCTTGTGTAGAAGCCTTATTCACTAGACTTCAAGCCCATTCTTTTCTAAAAATAACCTTCTCGTATTCGCAAAAGAATGGTACGATATGGCTAGAAAATTGAAGAAAGTGAGTGACCTCATGTTTCGTGCAATGATTGGTTGGTTATTACTTGCTGCCCTCATTCCATTATTTGTTCTGACTTTTTATCTATCAAAGGAAGAAGCTGCAAGTGTGAAGCCTGTGAACGAAGTGCTTGATCAAAAAATCAAGCTGGAAAAGATAGATTTTTCCCAAAACAGTTATATGTATGATCGGGATGGTTCCCTCATCTCCGAAATCGTATCAAACGATGAAAACCGAGTGTTCGTCACGTATGATAAAATTCCTGATCATGTGAAGGAGCTGTTCCTCCGCTCAGAGGACCGTAACTTTTATGACCATAAAGGCATTGACTTTATGGGAGTTGTTCGTGCCCTTGCCTCAAATGTGAAAAACCATGGCATCAGCCAAGGCGCAAGTACGATCACACAGCAATTATCTCGTAATTTATATTTAAGCCATGAACGTTCGTTCACCCGAAAGTTTACAGAGCTGCTCTATTCCTATGAATTAGAGCGGAAATTCTCGAAAGATGAAATACTCGAAAGCTATTTAAATACGATTTATTTCAGTAATGGTGTTTACGGTGTCGGTTCTGCGGCTAATTACTATTTTGATAAGCCACTTAGTTCTTTAACGCTTGCACAGA
Encoded proteins:
- a CDS encoding MFS transporter — its product is MWFVNFFVSASITMIVPFLSLYIESLDSSYSNEFVQRWSGYVFGVTFLTAFLISPIWGRIGDRHGYKKILLINGIGIATSILLMGLVQTVYQLFALRLFMGLVTGFISTSMALISAQTEKATAGKTLGTMQMSNVAGGLFGPLMGGFMADSVGFIYTFFLTAAVIYVSAIVIIFGVKEHPIRSKEARRVSYSRKDVLVHIFKQPLLVVTMLLTFITQVGNFSIQPLLALYIHDLHGPVNLAFYAGLAFSATGLGNLLFTRKWGDLGDRIGHDKVLLALLILSSILFIPQAMADSYAMLVLFRFLYGMALGGIIPCTTAYIRIKAPASMQGEVLGYNVSFRFLGNVVGPVIGGIVASHYGIPAVFYVTAGIFLFGALFLWAVRSQSKAKERSV
- a CDS encoding kinase-associated lipoprotein B yields the protein MTDIQIGQVVKGFYKTGVYIGEVTAVKPSAYLVQVKAVLTHPTQGDLHHPKEADVPFFQERRALAYREQTNIPHHMVKPYDGVIPDYQVSLKEAVEKLKQALHADESKWAEKSRACLSSLEKDYFPEDAR
- the kapD gene encoding 3'-5' exonuclease KapD, translating into MEQKTVLVVDFEFTMPDGKYHPQNFFPEIIEAGVVKAASETIIDTFSSYVKPKKFPKLTKRCKSFLGITQQDVESGISFEAFIEKLVSLDGGEDCEIITWGNMDMKVLKQNCMLNHIAFPFKGKLRDLAFEYKTFFGDRTLTGLRKAAKEYGSEGAGKHHKALDDAMTTYQLLTLFEKDRAYVENPQTTKIGELIDFSHFFDSAD
- a CDS encoding sensor histidine kinase; translation: MEMFKDFLLHVSFILFPIFLYHALWLSRTPAHFPKTNKLLITVFASISSALCIMYPVGSILDLQTGLQSIPLVLAILYGGYTAGIVAILISSMVKFVMYGSFLWVGLIVVPIYFFIPFLFYRKWRQYSKLKKLMYGVLIGLSKGFFIYIGLFAVSLMEYSPAFIMQQKLLELFFSTLYYIFFLVLSIYSIEFVKENAQMRTQLVQSEKLTIVSELAASVAHEVRNPLTVVRGFIQLLFSSDNTKETSTNKDYKNLVLSELDRAQDIITSYLDIAKQNYYQIESLNLSKLLEECASLMTSYANFKSVTIHQSIEPDLYIQGDETKIKQVMINLIKNAIEAAPEHEGKIELYASKENHKICLFFVDNGVGMTESQMKKLGEPYYTLKNKGTGLGLTVTFSIIENHHGTIRFKSSLQSGTTVTVKFPEDTRRK